A single Lolium perenne isolate Kyuss_39 chromosome 6, Kyuss_2.0, whole genome shotgun sequence DNA region contains:
- the LOC127306447 gene encoding uncharacterized protein yields the protein MGVSLAQAVAALMGRCARRLSRAARRMQERRLAGSFSLPSTSRAVVPLTRKALSWSKRGRKTATGADSSEEWSFEASAAGDGVWRKEILMGERCQPLEFSGAIYYDAEGRRLGAPPTPRTPLRSPLPASAKLAANA from the coding sequence ATGGGCGTGAGCCTGGCGCAGGCGGTGGCGGCGCTGATGGGCAGGTGCGCGCGGCGGCTGTCCCGGGCGGCGCGGCGGATGCAGGAGCGCCGGCTGGCCGGCTCCTTCTCCCTCCCCTCCACGTCGCGCGCCGTGGTGCCGCTCACGAGGAAGGCGCTGTCGTGGTCCAAGAGAGGGAGGAAGACGGCGACGGGGGCGGACTCGTCGGAGGAGTGGAGCTTCGAGGCATCGGCGGCGGGGGACGGGGTGTGGCGGAAGGAGATCCTCATGGGGGAGCGCTGCCAGCCGCTCGAGTTCTCCGGGGCCATCTACTACGACGCCGAGGGCCGCCGGCTCGGGGCCCCGCCGACGCCGCGCACGCCCCTGCGCAGCCCGCTGCCGGCCTCCGCCAAGCTCGCCGCCAACGCCTGA